A region from the Candidatus Woesearchaeota archaeon genome encodes:
- a CDS encoding DNA cytosine methyltransferase, whose product MKIASFFSGAGGLDLGFTNAGFDIVFANDNWDGCGETFEKNHNLKINKKSITDISPDEIPDVIGFIGGPPCQSWSLAGAMRGIKDSRGQLFYNYINLIKEKKPLFFLAENVAGILSPTHLAEFAKIVEAFKKIGYNVTYKLLDAQDYGVPQERKRVIIIGYHEKLGKKFEFPEPQAKKLKLKDAIGDLPEPVSAKEKNKTNKNLPVSNHEYMNGGFSTIYMSRNRVRTWDEPSFTIQAGGRHAPLHPQAPKMKFIEQNKREFISGKEHLYRRLSVRECARIQTFPDDFIFYYNDVADGYKMIGNAVPVKFAEAIAKKILIDLKGLNAKNKVMAWTESQKKKEAELCPVSGQ is encoded by the coding sequence ATGAAGATTGCATCATTCTTTTCAGGAGCTGGAGGCTTGGATTTAGGGTTTACCAATGCAGGATTTGATATTGTTTTTGCTAATGATAATTGGGATGGCTGCGGGGAAACTTTTGAAAAGAACCACAATCTAAAAATAAATAAAAAATCAATAACTGATATATCACCTGATGAGATTCCTGATGTAATTGGCTTCATCGGGGGGCCACCGTGCCAAAGCTGGAGCTTAGCAGGAGCAATGAGGGGAATTAAAGACTCGAGAGGGCAGTTATTCTATAATTATATAAATTTAATAAAAGAAAAAAAACCATTATTTTTCCTAGCTGAAAATGTTGCAGGAATCCTATCTCCCACACATTTAGCCGAATTTGCAAAGATTGTTGAAGCTTTCAAAAAAATAGGGTACAATGTAACATACAAATTACTTGATGCACAAGATTATGGTGTCCCTCAAGAAAGAAAAAGAGTTATAATCATCGGGTATCATGAGAAATTAGGGAAAAAATTTGAGTTTCCAGAGCCACAAGCAAAAAAGCTAAAATTGAAAGACGCTATAGGCGATTTGCCAGAACCAGTTTCTGCCAAAGAAAAAAATAAAACAAACAAAAACTTGCCTGTTTCCAATCACGAGTATATGAACGGCGGATTTTCAACAATATATATGTCAAGAAATAGGGTTCGAACATGGGATGAGCCGTCATTCACTATCCAAGCAGGAGGAAGGCATGCACCTTTACATCCTCAAGCCCCAAAGATGAAATTTATCGAGCAAAACAAAAGAGAATTTATATCAGGAAAAGAACACCTTTACAGAAGATTATCTGTGAGGGAATGTGCAAGAATCCAAACATTTCCAGATGATTTCATTTTTTATTATAACGATGTTGCAGACGGATACAAAATGATAGGGAACGCTGTTCCTGTCAAGTTTGCCGAAGCGATTGCAAAAAAAATACTCATTGATTTGAAAGGGCTTAATGCTAAAAACAAGGTAATGGCATGGACAGAATCACAAAAGAAAAAAGAAGCAGAATTATGTCCAGTATCAGGTCAGTAA
- a CDS encoding HNH endonuclease, with the protein MKRDNFKCKNCGRSPAIDMSLILHVDHIKALANGGETVLENLQTLCSKCNIGKSDLE; encoded by the coding sequence ATGAAAAGAGATAATTTTAAATGTAAAAATTGTGGAAGATCTCCCGCAATAGATATGAGTCTAATTCTTCATGTTGACCATATTAAAGCATTGGCTAATGGTGGAGAAACAGTTCTTGAAAATTTACAAACACTTTGTTCTAAATGTAATATCG